From Halorubrum salinarum, the proteins below share one genomic window:
- a CDS encoding NuoI/complex I 23 kDa subunit family protein, translating to MIGLMKSMATTMKHALDGSTFTVEYPEDAPEVSPRFRGVHKFSQERCIWCRQCENVCPNDTIQIVQDDQRNGEQYNLHIGQCIYCRLCEEVCPVDAILLTQNFEFTADTKDDFVFNKEQLKNVPWYKGIDPLESRNPDRGAWIGEGDGEVDYQ from the coding sequence ATGATCGGACTCATGAAATCGATGGCGACGACGATGAAACACGCGCTGGACGGGTCGACGTTCACGGTGGAATACCCGGAGGACGCGCCCGAGGTGAGCCCGCGGTTCCGCGGGGTCCACAAGTTCAGCCAGGAGCGGTGTATCTGGTGCCGCCAGTGCGAGAACGTCTGTCCGAACGACACGATCCAGATCGTTCAGGACGACCAGCGCAACGGCGAGCAGTACAACCTCCACATCGGGCAGTGTATCTACTGCCGGCTCTGCGAGGAGGTCTGCCCCGTCGACGCCATCCTGCTGACGCAGAACTTCGAGTTCACGGCGGACACGAAAGACGACTTCGTGTTCAACAAAGAACAGCTCAAGAACGTCCCGTGGTACAAGGGAATCGACCCGCTGGAGTCCCGCAACCCCGATCGCGGCGCGTGGATCGGGGAGGGCGACGGCGAGGTCGACTACCAGTAG
- a CDS encoding NADH-quinone oxidoreductase subunit J: MVYATIAFGLFAAVTLAFALGVVLARDVFHAALLLGGALTSVAVHYVMLRAEFIAAMQILVYVGGVLILVTFAVMLTRSDSETEVSSA; this comes from the coding sequence ATGGTTTATGCTACCATCGCGTTCGGGCTGTTCGCCGCGGTCACGCTGGCGTTCGCCCTCGGGGTCGTCCTGGCGCGCGACGTGTTCCACGCCGCGCTGCTTCTGGGCGGAGCCCTCACGAGCGTCGCGGTGCACTACGTGATGCTGCGGGCGGAGTTTATCGCCGCCATGCAGATCCTCGTCTACGTGGGCGGGGTCCTCATCCTGGTCACGTTCGCCGTGATGCTCACGCGATCGGATTCAGAAACGGAGGTGAGTAGCGCGTGA